DNA sequence from the Leptospirillum ferrooxidans C2-3 genome:
TTCGCTGTGGCCAACTATAAAAAGGTTGAGCCCACAGGTGAGCTTTCCGGAGAGCTCGGTTTTGAGGTTCCCGAGGAGGGAGAGCCGTGGTGGAAGATTTTCTTTACCTCCAGAAGCTTGGGATATGAATCCCGGCTGACGCTCGATCCCCATCTCCTGGCGCAACTGGCTTCAGGAAAGAAGTCCCTCAGGATCCTGACGTTGTCAGGGATGTTGCCGCATGATGGCGTCTTTCGGGGAAGAGACCGGTCCACCGGGGAGGTTTTCTCCTTTTTTACGCCCAAGGAGATTCTTGAGCATATCAAGATGCCTGTCCGCTCCAAAATGTCCCTCCAGAGGTACAAAGGTTTGGGTGAGATGAACCCCGAACAGCTGTGGGAGACCACAATGGATCCCGCAAGGCGGACCCTTTTGAGAGTCTCCATTCCCGACTATGTCGAAGCGGACCGGATCTTCACTACCCTGATGGGTGAAGCAGTGGCACCCCGTCGTGAATTCATCGAGCGATTTGCTCTTGACGTATCCAATCTGGATATCTGATTGATTCCTGATGTTTGTTGACGATTCATTCTCCCAGAAGGAGTAACTTTCTTGGCCATGATTCCTTTTGAGCAGGCGATTGCGATTGATACCGAAATCCGGACCGCATACCTGAACTATTCCATGAGCGTTATTGTCGGCAGGGCCTTGCCCGATATTCGGGACGGCCTGAAGCCCGTTCAGAGACGGGTTCTTTTTGCGATGCATGAAATGGGAGTCCGTTCCGGGGGGGCTTACAAAAAATCGGCCCGTATCGTTGGTGATGTGATTGGTAAATACCATCCTCACGGAGATACGGCGGTTTATGATACAGCGGTCAGGCTTGTCCAGCCATTTACGCTTCGTTACCCATTGATTGACGGCCAGGGAAATTTTGGATCGATCGACGGAGATTCTCCCGCAGCCATGAGGTATACGGAAATTCGGCTGAAGGCGATTTCCGAGGAGATGATGTCGGAGCTTTCGGAAGAAACGGTCGGGTTCGGTCCAAACTATGATGAATCTCTTGAAGAACCTAAAGTCCTTCCCGCAAAACTTCCCCTTTTGCTTCTGAACGGATCGTCGGGTATTGCCGTCGGAATGGCGACCAACATTCCCCCCCACAACAGTCGGGAGATCATCAACGCCCTGCTTGAGATGATCGATAACCCGTCTTTTTCCATGGAAGATCTTCTCCGTGTCGTGACCGGACCGGATTTTCCGACAGGTGGCCTGATCATGGGTCGTTCGGGTATAGAGGAGGCCTTCCGCACCGGTCGCGGTTCTGTGGTGATGCGGGGAGTGGTTGATGTGGAGGAGAGTACCAGGGCCGACCGTCAGGCGATCGTGATCAGCGAAATTCCATACATGGTGAATAAAACCCGTCTCATTGAAAAAATCGCGGCTCTTGTCCGTGACAAGGAAATTGACGGAATTGCCGATATTCGGGACGAGTCAAATCGGGAAGGAATGCGGATCGTCCTTGATCTGAAACGGGACGGAAATCCTCAGGTCATCATCAACAGGCTTTATTCCATGACCGCTCTTCAAAGTTCGTTCGGGGTCAATTTTGTCGCCATCGTCAACCAGCGGCCGGTCACCCTTTCCCTTTTGGAAGCACTTCGGCATTTTCTGGATTTCCGTCAGGATGTGGTCACCAAGAGAACCCTCTACCGCCTCAAAAAAGCCCGGGAAAGGTTCCATATCCTCGAGGGGTTGAAGCGTGCCATCGATCTGATGGATCAGATCATTGCGCTGATTCGGGCGTCAGACTCTCCCGAGACCGCACGGGAAGGGCTTATGACCTCCTACGCTTTTTCCGAGATTCAGGCCCGTGCCATTCTCGATATGCGTCTGCAGCGGCTGACTGCCCTTGAGAGGGATAAAATTGAAGCAGAGTATGAAGAGGTCCGGAAAATTATTCTTGAGCTCGAAAGGATCCTTGGCAGCCGGGATGTTTTGATGGGAGTCGTGAGAGAAGAGTTTTTGGAGCTTCGTGAAAAGTTCGGGGATGAAAGGCGGACCAGAATTGTTCCGGATGAAGGCGAGATTGATTTCGAATCCCTCATTCCCGACGATCCCTGTTATATCAACCTGACATTCCAGGGATACATCAAGAGGCTTTCAAAAGACGCCTATCCGACCCAGAACAGGGGAGGAAAGGGACGAATCGGCGTCACACTCAAGGATGACGACGCCGTTATTTCGACACTGTCTCCCACAATGCATGAGACTATTCTCTTCTTCACCGATATCGGGAAGGTTTATCGTCTTAAGGTTCACGAAATTC
Encoded proteins:
- the gyrA gene encoding DNA gyrase subunit A, whose translation is MIPFEQAIAIDTEIRTAYLNYSMSVIVGRALPDIRDGLKPVQRRVLFAMHEMGVRSGGAYKKSARIVGDVIGKYHPHGDTAVYDTAVRLVQPFTLRYPLIDGQGNFGSIDGDSPAAMRYTEIRLKAISEEMMSELSEETVGFGPNYDESLEEPKVLPAKLPLLLLNGSSGIAVGMATNIPPHNSREIINALLEMIDNPSFSMEDLLRVVTGPDFPTGGLIMGRSGIEEAFRTGRGSVVMRGVVDVEESTRADRQAIVISEIPYMVNKTRLIEKIAALVRDKEIDGIADIRDESNREGMRIVLDLKRDGNPQVIINRLYSMTALQSSFGVNFVAIVNQRPVTLSLLEALRHFLDFRQDVVTKRTLYRLKKARERFHILEGLKRAIDLMDQIIALIRASDSPETAREGLMTSYAFSEIQARAILDMRLQRLTALERDKIEAEYEEVRKIILELERILGSRDVLMGVVREEFLELREKFGDERRTRIVPDEGEIDFESLIPDDPCYINLTFQGYIKRLSKDAYPTQNRGGKGRIGVTLKDDDAVISTLSPTMHETILFFTDIGKVYRLKVHEIPEGQRATRGKSIRSLLALAPDEKVTQLLSIRSFGEEKSLIFVTERGKIKRTQLIHYGQIRQSGIIAISLEEGDRLAQVMVGEPGTDILIATKGGKGILIPMDDPDKGFRSMGRTASGVKGIKLAPNDLVVGAETIQDEDFVAVITARGYGKRVNTGKDFRLQGRGGQGVRILKAAEKIGPVVSVIKVTGSEDVFLITQKGQALRIETSTIRLTGRTAQGVKLLNLQSEDEIQCASLAPLRGETEDGTPAT